Genomic DNA from Modestobacter versicolor:
AGAGCACGCGGCCGCCGTCGTCCCGGAAGCGGTACACCCCCGGGGCGGCCGGCAGCGCGGCTACGGCGTCCGGTCGGGCGGGCATCCCGACATCCTGCGCACGCGATCGGTGCCCGTCGTGGCGCCACGCCCGACGGCTGGCCCATGTCCCACCGATCACACCGTGCTCTCCCGAGCCTCCTCCGGAGTCAGGACGCGGTGAGCAGCCGGCGGTGGAGCACGGCGTCCGGGCTGAGGGTGACCAGGGCGTCGGTGAGCGCGTCGGCGGCGGCGGTGAGGGCGGCGTCGTCGAGCGGGGCGAGGGCGTCGAGGATGAACACGGCGTCGGTGGTGGTCGTGGTGATCCGGGTGCGGATGCCCTGCCGCCAGTTCCAGCGGCGGCAGGTGACCCCGGCGCCGTCGCGCCAGACCACCTCGCCGGCGTCCGGGTGCTCGATCACCGGCCGGCCACCGGCGGTGGTGTCGAAGTCCTCGTCCCCGGTGGCGCGGACCAGCCGGGCCGGGCCGGTGTAGGCGTCGCGGTCCTCACCGCCGACGGGCAGCAGGTGGGCGATGGAGACGGCGTTGTAGACGTCGGTGATGCGGTCGATGCGGGGCAGGCCGTCGGGGTCGAGGCGGCGGAGGAGGGCCTCGACGCTGGGGCGGGTGCGCTGGGGCTTGGCGCCGAAGGCGCGGTAGGCC
This window encodes:
- a CDS encoding B3/B4 domain-containing protein — translated: MTAPEPTDPREWLAAAFVDPAVSTLRPDYRAVLITADGLRGGPSDEHSERVLAAAEATARRALAGQPPEQLPHPAAWREAYRAFGAKPQRTRPSVEALLRRLDPDGLPRIDRITDVYNAVSIAHLLPVGGEDRDAYTGPARLVRATGDEDFDTTAGGRPVIEHPDAGEVVWRDGAGVTCRRWNWRQGIRTRITTTTTDAVFILDALAPLDDAALTAAADALTDALVTLSPDAVLHRRLLTAS